A single Sporosarcina sp. FSL W8-0480 DNA region contains:
- a CDS encoding proline--tRNA ligase, with protein sequence MKQSRTFIPTMREIPSDAEIVSHQLLLRAGFIRQHMSGVYSYLPLAKKVLGKIENIIREEMDAIEAVEVLLPTLQQADLWKETGRWQAYGLELFRLTDRHDREMALGPTHEEVITSLIRDDVQSYKKLPLTVYQIQTKFRDEKRPRFGLLRGREFIMKDAYSFHSSEESLEVKYNEMLEAYTRIFTRLGLEFRTVLADGGSIGGNSTHEFMALSEIGEDTIAFSDTSPYAANIEIAEVNSNYTKSNEPMKELEKVETPAQKTIAEVATFLKVDPSKIIKTIIFHADEELCAVLARGDHEINEIKLRKALSVNELNLASDSEIEKTLSCKVGSIGPVKLPLEIKVYADNAVKEIVNGICGANEDDYHLKNVNPERDFAVDKYLDLRFIKEGDLSPDGTGTIRFAKGIELGHTFKLGVSYSEAMKATYLGENGNTNHFVMGCYGIGVSRILAAIAEQYNDANGLKWPKKLAPYDIHLITINMNDEMQTKLSNELYHLLKTYRYDILHDDRDERAGVKFTDADLIGLPVRITIGKMAKDGMVEVKFRETGETVVWQKEEVTEKLQSFFN encoded by the coding sequence ATGAAACAATCACGGACATTCATCCCAACTATGCGTGAAATACCAAGCGACGCTGAAATCGTCTCCCATCAATTGTTATTAAGAGCCGGTTTTATACGCCAACATATGAGCGGGGTCTATTCATATTTGCCTTTAGCAAAAAAAGTATTAGGGAAGATTGAAAACATTATCCGCGAAGAAATGGATGCAATTGAAGCAGTAGAAGTTTTACTACCTACATTGCAACAAGCTGACCTTTGGAAAGAAACGGGAAGATGGCAAGCATACGGTCTTGAACTATTTCGATTAACTGATCGACATGATCGGGAAATGGCATTAGGACCAACTCACGAGGAAGTGATCACATCACTTATCCGTGATGATGTCCAATCCTATAAAAAACTGCCACTAACTGTATATCAAATTCAAACGAAGTTCAGGGATGAGAAAAGACCAAGATTCGGATTACTGCGTGGTAGGGAATTTATCATGAAAGATGCATATTCTTTTCATTCCTCAGAGGAAAGTCTCGAAGTGAAGTATAATGAAATGCTCGAAGCTTACACAAGGATTTTCACAAGGCTTGGATTGGAATTTAGAACGGTTTTAGCAGATGGTGGATCGATTGGTGGAAATAGCACACATGAATTTATGGCCCTATCAGAAATAGGGGAAGACACAATTGCATTCAGTGACACATCACCTTATGCTGCCAACATTGAAATTGCTGAAGTGAATAGTAACTATACAAAATCAAATGAACCAATGAAAGAACTGGAGAAAGTTGAAACACCTGCACAGAAGACTATTGCCGAAGTTGCAACATTTTTGAAAGTTGATCCTTCAAAAATCATTAAAACAATCATCTTCCATGCGGATGAAGAATTATGCGCAGTCTTGGCTCGTGGAGATCATGAAATTAATGAGATAAAACTTAGAAAAGCACTTTCTGTTAATGAGTTGAATCTTGCTTCAGATAGTGAAATAGAAAAAACTCTCTCCTGCAAAGTTGGCTCAATTGGGCCAGTTAAATTACCACTTGAAATTAAGGTATATGCCGATAATGCTGTGAAGGAAATTGTTAACGGAATTTGCGGTGCGAATGAGGATGACTACCATTTGAAAAATGTCAATCCAGAACGCGACTTTGCCGTTGATAAGTATTTGGATTTAAGGTTCATAAAAGAAGGGGACCTTTCGCCTGATGGAACCGGAACAATTCGTTTTGCAAAAGGGATTGAACTTGGCCATACATTTAAATTAGGTGTGTCCTATAGTGAAGCGATGAAAGCGACATATCTTGGCGAAAATGGGAACACCAATCACTTCGTAATGGGATGTTACGGGATAGGTGTATCCCGGATATTAGCGGCAATCGCTGAACAATACAACGACGCCAACGGATTAAAATGGCCGAAAAAATTGGCGCCTTATGACATTCACCTAATAACAATCAATATGAATGATGAAATGCAAACAAAATTATCAAATGAACTTTATCACCTCCTCAAAACGTATCGGTATGATATCCTACATGATGATCGGGATGAAAGAGCAGGAGTTAAATTCACTGATGCAGATCTAATTGGATTACCAGTTCGAATCACCATCGGTAAAATGGCAAAGGACGGAATGGTAGAAGTAAAATTCCGCGAGACAGGTGAAACAGTCGTCTGGCAAAAAGAAGAAGTTACAGAAAAACTACAGTCATTTTTTAATTAA
- a CDS encoding PolC-type DNA polymerase III: MDAKLKMLTLLQQIGMSDDQTIIHFQNATLERVDIHRKSRIWQFNIQLENILPLQVFQLFQHKLTEAFKSIATIRLNISTSSPEWNSESVIGYWPYVIEEMRDMSPPIRERFIGQKPIMIGEKMKLTCINDFEQQTLKSKYGPLITEVYGSFGFPPMAIEFAIIEEAESSEAERLAFIAQKEAEEEAYARNALASLQKLEATKKENGDAGNRPFVLGVPIKQDEPLIGIHTIQDEERRVTIEGYVFDTEVRELRSGRSLLTIKVTDYTDSILVKMFSRDNEDAELMKTLKKGSWVRARGSIQNDTFVRDLIMMAQDIMEVAPVIRKDNAPENRKRVELHAHTNMSQMDAVTSASNLVAQAAKWGHPAIAITDHANVQSFPEAYSAGKKHGIKVLFGLEANLVDDGVPIVYDEQHRLLENDTYVVFDVETTGLSAVYDTIIELAAVKVVNGEIKERFERFANPHHPLSSTTTELTGITDDMVKDAPEVSEVIRDFKEFIGDSILVAHNASFDMGFFYEASKKADLHDRNYPTIDTLELSRFLYPELRNHRLNTLAKKFDIELTQHHRAIYDTEATAYLFIRLMKDAAEKGIEYLDDFNKNIGEGDAYKRSRPSHCTLLATDDEGLKNLFKLVSISHMDYFYRVPRIPRSLLIKYRQGLLVGSGCDKGEVFEGLMQKSMEEVEEIAGFYDYLELHPKPVYSHLIELELIRDEWNLEDIMRKMIKLGKKVGLPVCATGNVHYIDETDAKYREVLVRSQGGANPMNRHSLPEVHFRTTDEMLDHFSFLGNETAEQIVIDNPQKIADRIGDVKVIKDDLYTPEIEGADEEVRELTYSMAHHIYGEQLPEIIEARIEKELKSIIDNGFAVIYLISHKLVKRSLDDGYLVGSRGSVGSSLVATMMEITEVNPMPPHYVCPSCKLSEFFDDGSVSSGFDLPDKACPSCGTMFKKDGQDIPFETFLGFNGDKVPDIDLNFSGEYQAHAHNYTKELFGEDYVYRAGTIGTVAEKTAYGYVRGYMNDNNLHLRGAEIDRLVQGCTGVKRNTGQHPGGIIVVPDNMEIYDFSPIQFPADDTSSSWRTTHFDFHSIDNNLLKLDILGHDDPTMIKMLEDLSGIDPKTIPPDDEGVMALFSGTSSLGVTEEQIDCKTGTLGVPEFGTRFVRQMLEETKPSTFSELIQISGLSHGTDVWLGNAQELIQNNICQLSDVIGCRDDIMVYLIYQGLEPSMAFKIMESVRKGKGLTPEFEAEMRANNVPNWYIDSCKKIKYMFPKAHAAAYVLMALRIAYFKVHHPIMYYAAYFTVRATDYDLLTMTKGTASMRAKIKEINDKGLEASPKEKNLLTVLEIALEMGERGFSFAKPDLYKSDASVFLIEDNKLIPPFDSIPSLGTNVAKTIVEARKDGIFLSKEDLQQRGRVSKTVIEYMDSLGCLEGMPDSNQLSLF, from the coding sequence ATGGATGCTAAATTAAAAATGCTAACTCTATTACAACAAATTGGAATGTCAGATGATCAAACAATCATCCATTTCCAAAATGCAACACTTGAACGAGTCGACATCCATCGAAAATCAAGGATTTGGCAATTCAATATTCAACTCGAAAACATATTGCCTTTACAAGTATTTCAGCTATTCCAACATAAATTAACAGAAGCATTTAAATCAATTGCAACAATCCGTCTTAATATTAGTACAAGCTCTCCTGAGTGGAATTCCGAAAGTGTAATTGGATATTGGCCATACGTTATCGAAGAGATGAGGGATATGTCTCCACCAATACGTGAACGTTTCATTGGACAAAAACCGATTATGATCGGTGAAAAGATGAAGCTTACGTGCATAAACGACTTTGAACAACAAACGTTGAAAAGCAAATACGGTCCTCTCATCACGGAAGTTTATGGATCTTTCGGTTTTCCTCCAATGGCCATCGAATTTGCGATAATCGAAGAGGCTGAAAGTAGCGAAGCCGAGCGTTTAGCCTTTATCGCACAGAAGGAAGCGGAGGAAGAAGCATATGCAAGAAATGCTTTAGCAAGTCTTCAAAAGTTGGAAGCAACGAAAAAAGAAAATGGCGATGCCGGTAACAGGCCGTTCGTCTTAGGTGTGCCGATCAAGCAGGATGAACCTCTAATCGGGATTCATACAATTCAAGATGAAGAAAGACGTGTCACAATCGAAGGATATGTTTTCGATACGGAAGTCAGGGAACTGAGAAGTGGTCGGTCATTGCTCACCATCAAAGTGACCGATTATACCGATTCGATATTAGTTAAAATGTTTTCAAGGGATAACGAAGATGCGGAGCTAATGAAGACATTGAAAAAGGGTTCTTGGGTTCGTGCAAGAGGAAGCATACAAAATGATACGTTTGTAAGGGATCTTATTATGATGGCCCAAGATATCATGGAAGTTGCTCCAGTAATTCGCAAGGACAATGCACCTGAAAATCGAAAGCGTGTCGAATTACACGCCCATACGAATATGAGTCAGATGGATGCAGTAACTTCTGCTTCGAATTTAGTCGCCCAAGCAGCTAAATGGGGGCATCCTGCAATTGCGATCACTGATCATGCCAATGTCCAATCATTTCCTGAAGCGTATTCAGCCGGTAAAAAACATGGCATAAAAGTACTGTTCGGTTTGGAAGCAAATCTCGTAGATGATGGTGTTCCAATTGTATACGATGAACAGCATCGTTTACTTGAAAACGATACGTATGTTGTATTTGACGTAGAGACAACAGGCTTATCTGCCGTGTATGACACAATCATCGAACTTGCGGCAGTAAAGGTAGTTAATGGCGAAATAAAAGAACGATTTGAACGTTTTGCCAATCCACATCATCCACTATCCTCAACAACAACTGAACTTACTGGTATAACGGATGATATGGTGAAAGATGCACCAGAAGTATCGGAAGTCATAAGGGATTTCAAAGAATTCATCGGTGATTCTATTCTTGTCGCGCATAATGCTTCATTCGATATGGGCTTCTTTTATGAGGCAAGTAAAAAAGCTGATTTGCATGATCGGAACTATCCTACAATCGATACTCTTGAACTATCTCGATTTTTATATCCTGAACTACGTAATCATAGATTAAATACGTTGGCGAAGAAATTCGATATCGAACTGACCCAGCATCACCGTGCGATATACGATACGGAAGCGACTGCCTATCTATTCATACGTCTCATGAAAGATGCTGCGGAGAAAGGCATTGAATACTTAGATGATTTCAATAAAAATATCGGGGAAGGGGATGCGTATAAACGGTCCAGGCCTTCACATTGTACGCTTCTTGCAACCGATGACGAGGGATTGAAGAATTTATTCAAACTTGTCTCGATTTCCCATATGGATTATTTCTATCGTGTGCCTAGAATCCCGCGTTCCTTACTTATTAAATACCGCCAAGGTTTATTAGTCGGTTCAGGGTGTGATAAGGGAGAGGTCTTTGAAGGCTTAATGCAGAAATCGATGGAGGAAGTGGAGGAAATTGCTGGTTTTTATGATTACCTTGAATTGCATCCGAAGCCAGTTTACTCACATCTGATCGAGTTGGAACTTATTCGGGATGAATGGAATCTTGAAGATATAATGCGTAAGATGATTAAACTTGGAAAAAAGGTCGGATTACCCGTTTGTGCAACAGGAAACGTTCATTATATCGATGAAACAGATGCGAAATATCGTGAAGTGCTTGTCCGGTCGCAAGGCGGGGCGAATCCGATGAATCGACATTCGTTGCCTGAAGTGCATTTTAGGACGACCGATGAAATGCTTGACCATTTTTCGTTTTTGGGAAATGAAACAGCGGAACAGATTGTCATTGATAATCCACAAAAGATTGCTGATCGAATCGGGGATGTGAAAGTTATCAAGGATGACCTGTATACCCCTGAAATTGAGGGTGCGGATGAAGAGGTGCGAGAGCTTACCTATTCGATGGCCCATCATATTTATGGTGAACAATTACCTGAAATTATTGAAGCAAGAATTGAGAAAGAATTAAAATCGATTATCGATAACGGCTTCGCAGTTATTTATCTGATTTCACATAAGTTGGTAAAAAGATCACTGGACGATGGATACCTTGTTGGTTCAAGGGGATCCGTAGGTTCTTCACTCGTTGCAACCATGATGGAAATTACCGAAGTGAACCCTATGCCGCCACATTACGTTTGCCCTTCATGTAAGCTATCCGAATTCTTTGATGACGGTTCCGTCAGTTCCGGATTCGACTTGCCGGACAAAGCATGTCCGTCTTGTGGAACAATGTTCAAAAAGGATGGACAAGATATCCCGTTTGAAACGTTCCTTGGATTTAACGGTGACAAAGTCCCGGATATCGATTTGAACTTCAGTGGTGAATATCAAGCGCATGCGCATAACTATACGAAGGAGCTTTTCGGGGAAGATTATGTCTATCGTGCCGGGACAATCGGAACAGTTGCTGAAAAAACAGCATATGGTTATGTCCGAGGGTATATGAACGATAATAACCTTCATTTAAGAGGGGCGGAAATTGACAGGCTTGTACAAGGTTGTACTGGCGTTAAACGAAATACGGGACAACATCCAGGCGGTATTATCGTTGTCCCAGATAATATGGAGATATACGACTTTTCACCAATCCAATTCCCGGCCGATGATACTTCATCAAGTTGGAGAACAACACATTTTGACTTCCATTCAATTGATAATAACTTATTGAAACTTGACATACTTGGGCACGATGATCCAACGATGATCAAAATGCTGGAAGACCTTTCTGGCATCGATCCGAAAACGATCCCACCAGACGATGAAGGAGTAATGGCACTCTTCAGTGGTACGTCATCATTAGGTGTAACTGAAGAGCAGATTGATTGTAAGACGGGTACATTAGGTGTCCCTGAGTTTGGTACACGATTTGTTAGGCAGATGTTAGAGGAGACGAAACCATCTACATTTTCAGAACTTATCCAGATTTCGGGACTATCGCATGGAACTGACGTCTGGCTTGGAAATGCACAAGAATTGATTCAAAACAATATTTGTCAATTGTCGGATGTTATAGGCTGCCGTGACGATATTATGGTTTACCTTATTTATCAAGGGCTGGAACCATCAATGGCCTTCAAGATTATGGAATCTGTCCGTAAAGGAAAAGGACTCACTCCGGAATTTGAAGCGGAGATGAGGGCGAATAACGTTCCTAACTGGTATATTGACTCCTGTAAGAAAATAAAATATATGTTCCCTAAAGCCCACGCGGCTGCCTATGTTCTGATGGCGTTAAGAATTGCATATTTTAAAGTGCATCATCCAATTATGTATTACGCAGCCTATTTCACGGTGCGTGCGACAGACTATGATTTATTGACGATGACAAAAGGTACAGCTTCAATGCGAGCGAAAATCAAGGAAATCAATGACAAAGGATTAGAGGCAAGCCCGAAAGAGAAGAACCTACTGACAGTACTTGAAATAGCATTGGAAATGGGGGAGCGTGGATTTTCTTTCGCGAAGCCCGATTTATATAAGTCGGATGCTTCCGTCTTCCTGATTGAAGATAATAAATTAATCCCACCATTTGACTCCATTCCTTCACTTGGTACAAACGTTGCTAAAACAATTGTTGAAGCGCGTAAGGATGGAATCTTCCTATCGAAAGAAGACTTACAACAACGCGGAAGAGTATCTAAAACCGTCATTGAATATATGGACTCATTGGGTTGCTTGGAAGGCATGCCTGATTCGAATCAGTTATCGTTATTTTGA
- the rimP gene encoding ribosome maturation factor RimP, whose product MSKITEEVQKLVSPIVNDLELELVDIEFVKEGRDWFLRVYIDTPEGNIDIEQCAQVSERLSEELDRTDPITQNYFLEVSSPGAERPLKKEEDFHKAVGQYVFIKTYEPINGMKEFEGYLLSYDSEFAEMEIRIKTRKLQVKIEKEKIAFARLAIDFSA is encoded by the coding sequence ATGAGTAAAATTACAGAGGAAGTCCAAAAGCTCGTCAGTCCGATAGTGAACGACCTCGAGTTGGAATTGGTAGATATTGAATTTGTGAAAGAAGGAAGAGACTGGTTTTTACGGGTTTATATTGATACTCCTGAAGGGAATATCGATATCGAACAATGTGCACAAGTTAGCGAAAGGCTTAGTGAAGAACTGGACCGTACTGATCCAATCACCCAAAACTATTTCCTCGAAGTTTCGTCACCGGGTGCTGAACGACCTTTGAAAAAGGAAGAGGATTTTCATAAGGCAGTCGGCCAGTATGTATTTATAAAAACATATGAACCGATCAACGGAATGAAAGAATTTGAAGGGTACTTGCTTTCTTATGATTCCGAGTTCGCAGAAATGGAAATTCGAATCAAGACAAGAAAACTGCAAGTAAAGATTGAAAAAGAAAAAATCGCTTTTGCAAGATTGGCGATTGACTTTTCCGCATAA
- the nusA gene encoding transcription termination factor NusA: MSSDLLDALTALEKQKGISRDVLVEAIEAALVTAYKRNFNQAQNVRVDLNLDKGTMKVYSRKDVVEEVEDERLQMSLEDALVINPAYEVGDVIEEEVTPRDFGRIAAQTAKQVVTQRVREAERGLIYDEYVDREDDIVNGIVERLDARNLYVGLGKVEAVLPATEQITTESYQPHDRIKVYITKVERTSRGPQVFVSRTHPGLLRRLFEMEVPEIYDGTVEIKSIAREAGDRSKISVHTTNEEVDPVGSCVGSRGARVQSISNELNGEKIDIVEWSEDPVIFVANALSPSKVLDVQVNEEERSTRVVVPDYQLSLAIGKRGQNARLAAKLTGWKIDIKSETDARELGIYPPTAPNESPFAEDVYDVTENGKDEYMDDPYFDNESEEESEYETIDLYSETDENN, translated from the coding sequence ATGAGTAGTGATCTACTCGATGCATTAACAGCTCTTGAAAAACAGAAAGGTATCTCAAGAGATGTACTTGTTGAAGCGATTGAGGCCGCCCTCGTAACAGCTTATAAACGGAATTTCAACCAAGCTCAAAATGTGCGGGTCGATTTGAACTTAGACAAAGGCACGATGAAAGTCTATTCACGTAAAGACGTTGTTGAAGAAGTGGAAGACGAACGACTTCAAATGTCTTTGGAAGATGCTTTAGTCATTAATCCGGCATATGAAGTGGGAGACGTCATCGAAGAGGAAGTTACCCCTCGTGACTTCGGCCGTATCGCTGCGCAAACTGCAAAACAAGTCGTTACTCAGCGTGTTCGTGAAGCTGAACGCGGTCTGATCTATGATGAATATGTAGACCGTGAAGATGACATTGTCAACGGCATCGTCGAACGTTTAGATGCGAGAAATCTTTATGTCGGCTTAGGGAAAGTGGAGGCGGTCCTACCGGCTACGGAACAGATCACCACTGAATCTTATCAACCACATGATCGTATAAAAGTGTATATTACAAAGGTTGAGCGTACATCCCGCGGACCACAAGTATTTGTTTCCCGCACACATCCAGGCCTTTTGCGTAGGTTATTCGAAATGGAAGTTCCGGAAATTTATGACGGAACAGTTGAGATTAAATCGATTGCGAGGGAAGCGGGTGACCGTTCCAAAATTTCAGTTCATACGACAAATGAGGAAGTGGATCCGGTCGGCTCATGTGTAGGTTCAAGAGGGGCAAGGGTCCAATCCATCTCAAATGAACTTAACGGTGAGAAGATTGATATCGTTGAGTGGTCTGAGGATCCAGTCATCTTCGTTGCAAATGCACTAAGTCCATCAAAAGTATTAGATGTACAAGTGAATGAAGAAGAGAGATCGACAAGGGTTGTAGTTCCGGACTATCAGCTATCATTGGCTATTGGCAAACGTGGCCAGAACGCTAGACTTGCTGCTAAATTGACTGGTTGGAAAATTGATATTAAAAGCGAGACGGATGCAAGGGAGTTAGGCATCTATCCTCCTACTGCACCAAATGAAAGTCCATTTGCGGAAGATGTATATGACGTAACTGAAAATGGAAAAGATGAATATATGGATGATCCGTATTTCGACAATGAATCCGAAGAGGAATCTGAATACGAAACAATCGATTTATATTCAGAAACTGACGAAAACAATTAA
- a CDS encoding YlxR family protein — MTSKKKIPLRKCAATGEMLPKKEMIRIVRTKEGDVSVDLTGKKSGRGTYVSKTEAAVETAKRNRSIENQLGASVPEEVYVDLLHAIRREALK; from the coding sequence ATGACAAGCAAGAAGAAAATCCCTTTGCGTAAATGCGCTGCGACAGGCGAGATGTTACCAAAGAAAGAAATGATCCGCATTGTCCGCACGAAGGAAGGGGATGTTTCAGTCGATCTGACAGGCAAAAAATCGGGACGTGGTACATACGTATCGAAAACTGAAGCCGCTGTAGAAACAGCCAAGCGCAACAGATCGATTGAAAACCAGCTTGGAGCATCAGTGCCGGAGGAAGTATATGTTGATCTTCTTCATGCAATCCGTCGTGAGGCTTTGAAATGA
- a CDS encoding YlxQ family RNA-binding protein, with protein MNHPKEVFQLLGMAARARKLITGEELVIKEVRSGNARIVIVSEDASKNTLKKINDKCDFYNVEKHVFGSRETLGHAIGKESRVVLALTDTGFAGRLSGLLNEYNRGWANDEDTCTRIREKSESDE; from the coding sequence ATGAATCATCCTAAAGAAGTTTTCCAGTTGTTAGGGATGGCAGCAAGGGCCAGGAAACTGATTACAGGCGAAGAGCTCGTTATTAAAGAAGTACGATCAGGAAACGCACGCATCGTGATTGTTTCCGAAGATGCTTCAAAGAATACATTGAAGAAAATAAATGATAAATGTGATTTTTATAACGTTGAGAAGCATGTGTTCGGGAGTAGAGAAACTCTCGGCCATGCAATCGGAAAAGAGTCGCGGGTCGTACTCGCGTTAACGGATACCGGTTTTGCCGGAAGATTATCTGGGCTCCTCAACGAATATAACCGGGGGTGGGCTAATGACGAAGATACGTGTACACGAATACGCGAAAAAAGTGAATCGGACGAGTAA
- the infB gene encoding translation initiation factor IF-2, whose translation MTKIRVHEYAKKVNRTSKEVIEELGKINVNVTNHMSMLDKDATSKLDQRFGKGGSTPSDKPAGQDRKPSSRPTGNANDKQRRGDRPAAQGQGSQGGNRPTGQQRQSQGSQGGNRPTGQQRQGQGSQGGNRPATGQQRQGQGSQGGNRPATGQQRQGQGTQGGNRPATGQRRQGQGAEGENRSTHGQQRQGQGGGGRPANRGGRPPARGINQGRRRHRPAPMPKVEKPLPEKITFYESLSVGELANKLGREPSEIIKKLFMLGVMATINQELDKDAIELICADYGVEVEEEIRIDVTDLEIYFEEDEEVEAAQTERPPVVTIMGHVDHGKTTLLDSIRDTKVTQGEAGGITQHIGAYQIEVEGKKITFLDTPGHAAFTTMRARGAKVTDITILVVAADDGVMPQTIEAINHAKAAEVPIIVAVNKMDKPTANPDRVMQELTEHGLLAEAWGGDTIFVPISALKGEGIDQLLEMVLLVAEVGELKASKNIRAKGTVIEAQLDRGRGSVATLLVQDGTLRIGDPIVVGTTFGKVRAMINDLGRRVKEAGPSTPVEITGLSDVPQAGDRFVVFEDEKTARQIGESRAGDALQEQRVEKTRVTLDNLFDQMKQGEMKELNLIVKADVQGTVEAMAASLMKIEVEGVNVKIIHTGAGAINESDISLAAASNAIVIGFNVRPDVNAKRAAEEEGVDIRLHRVIYKVIEEIESAMKGLLDPEYQEKVIGQAEVRETFKVSKIGTIAGSYVTEGKITRDAGVRVLRDNIVIFEGELDTLKRFKDDVKEVAKGYECGITVKNFNDIKEGDIFEAFVMEEIKRA comes from the coding sequence ATGACGAAGATACGTGTACACGAATACGCGAAAAAAGTGAATCGGACGAGTAAGGAAGTCATCGAGGAACTTGGAAAGATAAATGTGAATGTAACTAACCATATGTCTATGTTGGATAAGGATGCTACATCTAAATTGGACCAACGATTTGGTAAAGGTGGTTCAACACCATCAGATAAACCAGCGGGTCAAGATCGTAAGCCATCTTCACGCCCAACAGGCAATGCGAACGATAAGCAAAGAAGAGGCGATCGTCCTGCTGCACAAGGTCAAGGTTCACAAGGCGGCAACCGTCCAACAGGTCAACAACGCCAAAGCCAAGGGTCACAAGGTGGCAATCGTCCAACAGGTCAACAACGCCAAGGCCAAGGATCTCAAGGCGGCAATCGTCCTGCCACAGGTCAACAACGCCAAGGCCAAGGATCTCAAGGCGGCAATCGTCCTGCTACAGGTCAACAACGTCAAGGCCAAGGAACGCAAGGTGGCAATCGCCCTGCAACTGGTCAACGACGTCAGGGGCAAGGTGCAGAGGGTGAAAACCGTTCTACACATGGCCAACAGCGCCAAGGCCAAGGAGGCGGCGGACGTCCAGCTAACCGTGGTGGAAGACCACCAGCTCGTGGCATAAACCAAGGACGTAGAAGACATCGTCCGGCTCCAATGCCTAAAGTGGAAAAACCACTACCAGAAAAGATTACTTTCTATGAATCCCTTTCTGTTGGTGAACTTGCGAACAAATTGGGTCGAGAACCTTCTGAAATCATCAAAAAACTATTCATGCTTGGAGTTATGGCAACCATTAACCAAGAATTGGATAAAGATGCAATCGAGTTGATCTGTGCAGATTATGGTGTTGAAGTAGAAGAAGAAATCCGAATTGACGTAACGGATCTCGAGATTTACTTCGAGGAAGATGAAGAGGTTGAGGCAGCTCAAACCGAACGTCCACCAGTCGTAACGATAATGGGTCACGTCGACCATGGTAAAACAACCTTGCTGGATTCAATCAGAGATACGAAAGTAACTCAAGGTGAAGCAGGTGGTATCACACAACATATCGGTGCTTACCAGATTGAGGTTGAAGGAAAGAAAATTACTTTCCTTGATACACCAGGACATGCTGCTTTTACAACAATGCGAGCACGTGGGGCTAAGGTTACCGATATTACAATCCTTGTCGTAGCTGCTGATGACGGTGTCATGCCGCAAACTATTGAGGCGATCAACCACGCGAAAGCGGCTGAAGTGCCAATCATCGTAGCAGTCAACAAAATGGATAAACCAACTGCAAATCCTGATCGTGTAATGCAAGAGTTGACAGAGCACGGCCTTTTAGCGGAAGCATGGGGCGGGGATACAATCTTTGTACCGATTTCCGCATTGAAAGGTGAAGGAATCGATCAATTGCTTGAAATGGTTTTATTAGTCGCTGAAGTAGGAGAATTGAAAGCAAGCAAAAACATTCGTGCAAAAGGTACGGTCATTGAGGCACAGCTTGATCGTGGTCGCGGTTCTGTGGCGACATTGTTAGTTCAAGATGGGACACTTCGTATTGGAGATCCTATTGTTGTCGGGACTACATTCGGAAAAGTACGTGCAATGATCAATGATTTAGGTCGTCGTGTAAAGGAAGCTGGTCCATCAACTCCTGTCGAAATTACAGGATTGAGTGATGTCCCACAAGCAGGTGACCGCTTTGTTGTCTTCGAAGATGAGAAGACAGCACGACAAATAGGTGAATCGCGTGCAGGAGACGCCTTGCAAGAACAACGTGTAGAAAAAACGCGTGTAACACTTGATAATTTATTTGATCAAATGAAACAAGGCGAAATGAAAGAATTGAATCTTATCGTAAAAGCCGATGTTCAAGGTACTGTTGAAGCAATGGCGGCTTCCTTGATGAAAATTGAAGTCGAGGGCGTAAACGTTAAGATTATTCATACAGGCGCAGGTGCGATAAACGAATCGGATATCTCCCTTGCGGCAGCATCAAATGCGATTGTCATAGGATTTAATGTGCGTCCTGATGTCAATGCTAAGCGTGCGGCAGAAGAGGAAGGTGTCGATATTCGCCTACACCGCGTCATCTATAAAGTAATTGAAGAAATCGAATCTGCGATGAAGGGATTATTGGATCCTGAATATCAGGAAAAGGTTATCGGTCAAGCCGAAGTTCGTGAAACATTTAAAGTCTCGAAAATCGGAACAATCGCGGGAAGCTATGTTACTGAAGGGAAAATTACACGTGATGCCGGAGTCCGCGTATTACGTGATAATATCGTCATCTTTGAAGGTGAGTTAGATACTTTAAAACGATTCAAAGACGATGTTAAAGAAGTGGCAAAAGGCTATGAATGTGGAATTACCGTTAAGAACTTCAATGATATTAAAGAAGGCGACATTTTTGAAGCCTTTGTAATGGAGGAAATTAAACGGGCATGA